A stretch of the Aminipila terrae genome encodes the following:
- the trmD gene encoding tRNA (guanosine(37)-N1)-methyltransferase TrmD, with protein sequence MKINILTLFPEMFEPVIGGSILGRARKKGILEVNLINIRDFSQDKHKKADDYPFGGGVGMVMLADPVFRAMESINAQGKKALYMSPRGKVIDQDKIQQISKEEEIVILCGHYEGIDERILEYWNMEEVSIGDYVLTGGELPAMVLIDSVARFIPEVLAGEESAQEESIYSGLLEYPQYTKPREYRGMMVPEVLFNGNHKLIALWKYEKSLEMTRDRRPDLFQRYLKEHGDLSKEELKILKKVESTVKKV encoded by the coding sequence ATGAAAATAAATATACTTACCCTTTTTCCGGAGATGTTCGAGCCGGTTATAGGCGGCAGCATATTAGGAAGAGCCAGGAAAAAAGGAATATTAGAGGTAAACCTTATAAATATAAGGGATTTTAGTCAGGACAAGCATAAAAAAGCAGATGACTATCCTTTTGGCGGTGGTGTTGGCATGGTCATGCTGGCAGATCCGGTTTTTCGTGCTATGGAATCCATAAATGCCCAGGGGAAGAAGGCTTTATATATGTCCCCCAGAGGAAAAGTCATTGATCAAGATAAGATACAGCAGATTTCAAAAGAAGAGGAAATAGTCATACTATGCGGGCACTATGAAGGGATAGATGAAAGAATACTGGAGTATTGGAATATGGAAGAGGTTTCCATAGGGGATTATGTCCTTACTGGAGGGGAACTTCCTGCTATGGTGCTGATAGATTCTGTTGCCAGATTCATTCCAGAAGTTCTTGCAGGAGAAGAATCTGCCCAGGAAGAATCCATTTATTCAGGTCTTTTGGAGTATCCCCAATATACAAAACCACGAGAATACAGAGGAATGATGGTACCAGAAGTACTCTTTAACGGAAACCATAAACTGATTGCCCTGTGGAAGTATGAAAAGTCTTTGGAAATGACCAGGGACAGGCGACCGGACTTATTTCAGCGGTATTTAAAGGAACATGGGGACTTGTCCAAAGAAGAACTTAAAATATTAAAGAAAGTTGAAAGTACAGTGAAAAAGGTGTAA
- a CDS encoding HlyD family efflux transporter periplasmic adaptor subunit, giving the protein MSILTKGKKRGLLLYMIVLISLGIITQLVPEVTGALTKTEILQYENMQITDEVKCYIVRNETVHLAANAGTINYYIENGVKVRKNTKILDITPHSASSETSEYADIVTRLGKTNVTLTQMNCAQTGIVSYYVDGYEGYFTPEKMATLKYKDVEGLKIKPVNLTRKNTLAGEPLFKICENNYWYMIAWVDPSNIAKYEVGNSVKVDLPMGQVKANVEQMVDQGEKWLVIMKTTMFYEDFTKIRSTKANIITQDYSGIKVRNSSITTDKGVVGVYIKSKNGDFVFKPVKIITSDGITLLLMFPAFMIRMGKKSVL; this is encoded by the coding sequence GTGAGTATTTTGACTAAAGGAAAAAAAAGAGGCTTACTGCTTTATATGATAGTGCTCATATCTTTGGGCATAATAACACAGTTAGTACCTGAAGTTACAGGGGCACTTACGAAAACGGAGATTCTCCAATATGAGAATATGCAGATTACAGATGAAGTAAAGTGTTATATTGTCAGAAATGAAACTGTACATCTTGCCGCAAATGCAGGAACGATTAATTATTACATTGAAAATGGTGTTAAAGTAAGAAAAAATACAAAAATTCTTGATATAACACCTCATTCTGCCAGCAGTGAAACTTCTGAATATGCAGATATTGTTACCAGGCTCGGCAAGACCAATGTTACACTTACTCAAATGAATTGCGCTCAGACTGGTATAGTCAGTTATTATGTTGATGGTTATGAAGGCTATTTTACCCCTGAAAAAATGGCGACTTTAAAATATAAAGACGTGGAAGGGTTGAAAATTAAGCCTGTAAATCTTACGAGAAAGAACACTTTGGCAGGAGAGCCTTTATTTAAAATATGTGAAAACAATTACTGGTATATGATAGCATGGGTTGACCCCAGCAATATTGCTAAGTATGAGGTGGGAAATTCGGTAAAGGTAGATTTACCCATGGGCCAGGTGAAAGCTAATGTGGAGCAGATGGTAGACCAGGGAGAAAAATGGCTTGTCATAATGAAAACTACCATGTTTTATGAGGATTTTACAAAAATAAGGAGCACGAAAGCCAACATAATTACTCAGGATTACTCAGGAATTAAAGTCAGAAACTCCAGTATTACAACTGATAAAGGTGTTGTAGGTGTATACATAAAATCTAAAAACGGAGATTTTGTTTTTAAACCAGTAAAAATCATAACAAGTGATGGGATTACTCTCTTGTTAATGTTTCCAGCTTTTATGATAAGGATGGGAAAGAAGTCAGTACTGTAG
- the rpsP gene encoding 30S ribosomal protein S16, whose amino-acid sequence MVKIRLKRMGANKKPFYRVVIADSRAPRDGKFIEEVGTYNPLTDPATINIDGEKVKTWLGNGAQPTETVRALLKKSGIIE is encoded by the coding sequence ATGGTAAAGATTAGATTAAAGAGAATGGGAGCAAATAAGAAACCTTTCTACAGAGTAGTAATTGCAGATTCAAGAGCACCAAGAGATGGTAAATTTATTGAAGAAGTTGGAACATATAATCCACTTACAGATCCTGCTACTATTAATATTGATGGAGAAAAAGTAAAGACTTGGTTAGGTAATGGAGCACAGCCTACAGAAACAGTAAGAGCTCTTCTAAAAAAATCAGGAATCATTGAATAA
- the ffh gene encoding signal recognition particle protein, with translation MAFESLSDKLQGVFKKLKGKGVLTEADINEAMREVKLALLEADVNFKVVKDFVSAVKEKSLGSDVLESLTPGQQVIKIVNDELVGLMGGANSKLTYSPRGFTILLMVGLQGTGKTTTCGKLANYLKKNGKKPMLCACDIYRPAAIDQLEVVGKTVDVPVFTMRDCKEPEVIAETAVKEAELKGFDVLIVDTAGRLQIDEALMEELVRVKKAIKPHEILLVVDAMTGQDAVNAAAGFDDKLGIDGVIMTKLDGDARGGAALSVKQVTGKPIKFIGVGEKFDALEPFHPERMASRILGMGDMLSLIEKAQENFDESKAEELEKKIKKNEFTLDDFLEQMGQIKKMGGLAKILDMIPGANTKAMKDVNLDESQKEFAQMEAIILSMTKAERKDPSILNASRRKRIAAGSGQPVSKINTLIKRYDEARKMMKQFANASGNKRKRMFRGF, from the coding sequence ATGGCATTTGAAAGTTTATCAGATAAGCTACAGGGCGTATTTAAAAAGTTAAAAGGAAAAGGCGTACTTACAGAAGCTGATATAAATGAAGCAATGCGAGAAGTAAAGCTTGCACTTTTAGAGGCGGATGTAAACTTTAAAGTTGTTAAAGACTTTGTGTCAGCTGTTAAAGAAAAATCTTTAGGCAGTGATGTACTTGAGAGTCTGACTCCTGGGCAACAGGTAATAAAAATTGTTAATGACGAATTAGTTGGCCTTATGGGTGGTGCTAACAGTAAACTTACTTATTCACCCAGAGGATTTACCATACTTCTTATGGTAGGTCTGCAGGGTACTGGTAAAACAACTACCTGCGGTAAGCTCGCCAATTATCTCAAGAAAAATGGCAAAAAGCCTATGCTTTGTGCCTGTGATATATACAGACCAGCTGCCATAGACCAGCTAGAAGTAGTCGGAAAAACGGTTGATGTTCCTGTATTTACCATGAGAGACTGTAAAGAACCAGAAGTAATTGCTGAAACAGCAGTGAAAGAGGCTGAACTTAAAGGCTTTGATGTACTTATTGTGGATACAGCCGGAAGACTCCAAATAGATGAAGCACTCATGGAAGAACTGGTCAGGGTAAAAAAAGCTATAAAACCCCATGAGATTCTGTTAGTAGTAGATGCTATGACAGGTCAGGATGCTGTAAACGCTGCAGCTGGTTTTGATGATAAGCTGGGGATTGATGGAGTCATCATGACCAAGCTTGATGGTGATGCCAGAGGTGGTGCTGCACTTTCCGTTAAGCAGGTAACAGGAAAACCAATAAAATTCATTGGTGTTGGAGAAAAGTTTGATGCACTGGAGCCTTTCCACCCGGAAAGAATGGCCAGCAGAATCTTAGGCATGGGTGATATGCTCAGCCTGATAGAAAAAGCACAGGAAAACTTTGATGAATCCAAAGCTGAAGAACTGGAAAAAAAGATAAAGAAAAATGAGTTTACATTAGATGACTTCTTAGAGCAGATGGGACAGATAAAGAAAATGGGTGGCCTGGCTAAAATTCTGGATATGATTCCTGGGGCAAATACAAAGGCAATGAAAGATGTCAATCTTGATGAAAGCCAGAAGGAATTTGCGCAAATGGAGGCAATCATTTTATCCATGACTAAGGCCGAAAGAAAAGATCCATCGATTTTAAATGCCAGCAGAAGAAAGAGAATTGCGGCAGGTTCCGGACAGCCTGTAAGTAAGATTAATACGCTGATTAAGAGATATGATGAAGCAAGAAAAATGATGAAACAGTTTGCAAATGCTTCAGGAAATAAGAGAAAAAGAATGTTCAGAGGTTTTTAA
- a CDS encoding KH domain-containing protein, with protein sequence MVKLVEAIAKSLVDDPDAVEVKEVEGKQAVVIELRVAPNDMGKVIGKQGRIAKALRTVVKAAATKANKKVVVEIVQ encoded by the coding sequence ATGGTAAAACTCGTTGAAGCAATTGCAAAGTCACTTGTAGACGACCCAGATGCCGTTGAGGTCAAAGAGGTTGAGGGCAAGCAGGCTGTTGTAATAGAACTTAGAGTTGCACCCAATGATATGGGAAAGGTAATTGGCAAGCAGGGAAGAATTGCAAAGGCTCTTCGTACTGTTGTCAAGGCTGCCGCAACAAAAGCAAATAAGAAGGTAGTTGTAGAAATTGTACAGTAA
- the ylxM gene encoding YlxM family DNA-binding protein has product MFDKIAEVSLLYDFYGELLTNRQRDAMQLYHEENLSLSEIAQEFSISRQGVHDALKNAEKALHEYEQKLGLVRKFTKTREAVLQIDSRLDMLIRENKNNKDLINKLEDIKGIIDGLDE; this is encoded by the coding sequence ATGTTTGATAAAATTGCAGAAGTAAGCTTATTATATGATTTTTATGGTGAGCTGCTTACAAACAGGCAGAGAGATGCAATGCAGCTTTATCATGAAGAAAACCTATCTCTTTCAGAAATTGCACAGGAATTTTCTATTAGCAGACAGGGTGTTCATGATGCTTTGAAAAATGCTGAAAAAGCATTGCACGAATATGAACAGAAGCTTGGCCTGGTCAGGAAGTTTACTAAAACCCGCGAGGCCGTATTACAGATTGACAGCAGACTGGACATGCTTATAAGAGAAAATAAGAATAATAAAGATTTAATAAATAAATTAGAGGACATCAAAGGGATCATCGACGGACTTGATGAATAA
- the sppA gene encoding signal peptide peptidase SppA — MDEENNGANGTFYNQQNQNGVRFYSMDAAGVPNKKSRTKKALIVFGIILAVIAVIAVIVSHFDNGSSSSSSGNVYPDDPYIAKLSVEGTIASNNSSDYFGTPAGYQHQWTLDTIDDLIKDENNKGIILFVNSPGGGVYESDELYFKIKEYQKKTGRPVYSAMGTMAASGGYYISVPCDKIIANRNCWTGSIGVTIGTIYDFSGLLEKYGVRTNTITSGANKAMGNPVEPMTDEQKQIFQSLVNEAYDQFVGLVAEGRHMDVEKVRKIADGRIYTAKQALALGLIDKIGTYQEAVADMQKTYKLGDCEVAELSDDDTSFLGSLFGKINIPKMTSKSDVAAIVELMKDENEFPVSYMCDALKKY, encoded by the coding sequence ATGGATGAAGAGAACAATGGAGCAAATGGAACATTTTACAACCAGCAAAATCAAAATGGTGTAAGATTTTATTCAATGGATGCAGCAGGAGTACCAAATAAAAAATCAAGAACAAAAAAAGCATTAATTGTTTTTGGGATTATTTTAGCAGTAATCGCTGTAATTGCTGTAATCGTCAGTCATTTTGATAATGGTTCATCAAGCAGCAGCAGCGGAAACGTTTATCCGGATGATCCGTATATTGCAAAGCTAAGTGTTGAAGGAACTATTGCATCAAATAACAGCAGTGACTATTTTGGCACACCAGCAGGATATCAGCATCAATGGACGCTAGACACCATTGATGACTTAATAAAAGATGAGAACAACAAAGGTATTATCTTATTTGTAAACAGTCCTGGTGGCGGAGTGTATGAGAGCGATGAACTGTATTTTAAGATTAAGGAATATCAGAAAAAGACAGGCAGACCAGTATATTCAGCTATGGGAACCATGGCAGCATCAGGTGGATATTATATCTCAGTTCCGTGCGATAAAATAATTGCCAACAGGAATTGCTGGACCGGTTCAATCGGCGTTACCATAGGAACAATTTATGATTTTTCAGGACTCCTTGAGAAATATGGAGTGAGGACCAATACCATTACATCTGGGGCTAACAAAGCCATGGGAAATCCGGTAGAACCAATGACAGATGAACAAAAGCAGATTTTCCAGTCCCTGGTTAATGAAGCCTATGATCAGTTTGTAGGACTTGTGGCTGAGGGCCGGCACATGGATGTGGAAAAAGTAAGAAAAATAGCAGATGGAAGAATATATACGGCAAAGCAGGCATTAGCATTAGGTCTGATTGATAAAATCGGAACCTATCAGGAAGCAGTAGCGGATATGCAAAAGACATATAAACTGGGAGACTGCGAAGTGGCAGAGTTGAGTGATGATGATACATCATTCCTTGGGTCCCTGTTTGGCAAAATAAATATCCCAAAAATGACTTCTAAAAGCGATGTGGCTGCTATTGTGGAATTAATGAAAGATGAAAACGAATTCCCAGTAAGCTATATGTGTGATGCTTTAAAAAAATATTAA
- the rimM gene encoding ribosome maturation factor RimM (Essential for efficient processing of 16S rRNA), producing the protein MEKIKIGQIVNAVALKGEVKIYNYSDYKERFEELECIYVEDKKINIEKVRYMKEMVILKLEGINDRNAAEALKGRAVYIGENQLRVLPEGTYYIRDIIGMEVRDQDDNRIGKLKDVIQNSAQDLYEIELENKKTTLIPAVEEFILDINIEQKYIKVKLIEGILDL; encoded by the coding sequence ATGGAAAAAATTAAAATTGGTCAGATTGTAAATGCTGTGGCCCTTAAGGGGGAAGTTAAAATTTATAACTATTCAGATTACAAAGAAAGATTTGAAGAGTTAGAATGTATTTACGTTGAAGATAAGAAGATAAACATTGAAAAAGTGCGATACATGAAAGAAATGGTCATTCTGAAGCTGGAAGGTATCAATGACAGAAATGCTGCAGAAGCACTAAAAGGCAGGGCTGTTTATATTGGAGAAAACCAGCTTAGAGTGCTTCCTGAAGGTACGTATTATATAAGAGATATAATTGGGATGGAAGTCCGTGACCAGGATGACAACAGGATTGGAAAACTTAAAGATGTAATACAGAACAGCGCTCAGGATTTATATGAAATTGAACTGGAAAATAAAAAGACAACTCTGATTCCCGCAGTAGAAGAGTTTATTTTGGATATAAATATAGAACAGAAATATATTAAAGTCAAACTTATAGAAGGCATTTTAGATTTGTAG